AGGAGCTTCTGTCCCCTGCTACCTCAAAAATCTTTTGTTCTAAGTTAGTTACAAACAGATAATGGCGGAGAGCGAGGGCGGTTCAGAGCCTAACGACTGCCGGCGTGGACCAGGAGCGGTCCCCCGAGATGGCCGATTTGATAACTGAATAATGAGAAATACAAAGATCTAGTCATTTAGACAATTGTTCTTCTAACCTCTTGAAAATATCTTCCATTAATCCCACGAGTTCATCATGATAGCCTTTTAGTTTTGGTGCGTGCAGTTGAAGTTCTGAGTATGAGGAAGTGGCTGCGAAATAATCGCTGTTAGACACTGCTTTTTTATGCTCATCTACAAGCCTGCTATTTATTTTGTAGTTGTCAATGATGGCTTTTAACGAAGTGTACACTTCTACTATTTTGCGTCGCAGGTCTAAGTCTGGGATCTGACCGATAAGATCTGCGTTTGAGTGGTAGATGGTAAAATAATCTTGGGAAATTGATACACGGACGTAAAAAACTTCTTCTTTGCCCTCTTCAAAATTTTTCCAACTAACCCCAAACTCTTCAAGATATAGGTTCCAGAGTACATGGAGTTCTTCTTCAATCGCCTGTAAAAAACCTAGAATGATTTCCTTCTGGCGCTTCTCATCACGTTGCTCCTGAGCTTTAAGCGTTTCGCGTACACTATCACGAGAGGCTTTAGCTGCCCTTTTCCCACCCTCCCTAGCAGCTAAGAAAGCACCACCTGCAATTATTAAGGCACCAATTATTGATATTAAAAGCGGCCACATATAGTGCAACAATTTTTCCACAAGTTTTTTTCTCCAGTTTTATCTAAGGGTATATGCCTCTTTCATATCGTGGGATATAAAGAAGGGTTACTCTCTCCTCTTTCCACAAAAAATTTTTTATTTTCAGCAAGTTATAGATTAACAGTTGCGGAGGGCGAGGGATTCGAACCCCCAAGTCCTTTCGGACGCCGGTTTTCAAGACCGGTGCAATAGCCGTTCTGCCAGCCCTCCGGCAAAAGTCAGATTATACAGATAAACCAGACGCACTTCACTGATCTTTCACGGTAATAGTTATTCTCTCCGAAAGCACGGGAGGTTTATGAGGTATGTGCAAATAATTACCCAGCAGCAAACGCAGTGTATGCTTCCCGGGAGCAAGGGTTATCTCCGTTTCCGTCTGCCCACCTCCGAAGTGCCTTACGTTCTCGCTGAAAGCAAGAGGTTTTTCCATATCCGGCAGATTTTCAAGATCGACTAACAGATGGTGATGCCCGGTATTTGGAACCTTGACCCCGGCCGGAGCGACCCCCATGTTCACAAGCCCAAATCTCACGGTAAAGGTCTTGCTGACAACTTCTCCGTCTTTCGGAGAAATGATATACACCTTGGCACCCGGAGGAGATTCGGAAAAATACTCTTCCGCAAAAGCCATATTCCATGACACGGCCACGGCTATGAAAAGCAAGGAAAATGTCCTGATTATTATCATCTTGGAACCCTTAATCATGAAAACGATTGCTTATCTAAAGTACATGTTTTTTTCAGAATCGCCACTTCACTGGAATGTCCGAAAAGGTGGAGAAAGACTGACCGGAGTCAAAGAAACAGAACCAATTCCAAGAGATATTGGGACAGAACTCTGAGCGGCGCGTTATGATGGGCCTAACCCGGGACCATAAGATTTCTAATTCCAGAGATCAACTACCACTCTTCCAACCTGGCCGCCCTTAAGTATAACGTCTATTTCAGGGTCAAGATCTTCGAGGGAGACTGTTCTGCAGATCCGCTCAAGAATATCGATCTTCCACTCGCCGGATATCTTTTCCCATACAAGCCGCCTTCTTCCCATCGGGCAGCTTGCAGAATCTATGCCCGCAAGCGTAACTCCCCTCAATATGAATGGATAGACATTCGTGTTGAGTTCATGGGAAGCCACATTGCCGCACGTAGTCACAACTCCTCTTTGTCTCGTGGACTTAATAGCGGTGGCAAGTATCTCTCCGCCCACGGTATCAACCACCCCGGCCCACTGCCCCTTAAGCAGCAGCCTGCCCGAAGGGTCAGTTAAATCCTCTCTCCCGATTACTTCCTCTGCTCCCAAGTCCTCCAGAAACTGTTTCTGCCCCGCTTTTCCCGTCGAAGCCGTCACGCTGTAACCGGCTTTTCCGAGAATAGCGACGGCCATGCTGCCTACCCCTCCCGTCGCCCCGGTTACGAGAATCTTTCCGTCTTCAGGGCTTACTCCACCCTCCACGATTCTTAACACTGACTGTGCCGCCGTAAAACCCGCGGTCCCGTACATCATCGACTCTTTTAGATCAAGCCCCGCAGGCAGGTTAACCACCCAGTCAGCCGGAACCCTCACGTATTGTCCAAATCCTCCGGAGGTATCCATTCCCAAGTCGTAGCCATGCACTATAACCTTGTCTCC
The window above is part of the Candidatus Dadabacteria bacterium genome. Proteins encoded here:
- a CDS encoding DUF4399 domain-containing protein, with product MIIIRTFSLLFIAVAVSWNMAFAEEYFSESPPGAKVYIISPKDGEVVSKTFTVRFGLVNMGVAPAGVKVPNTGHHHLLVDLENLPDMEKPLAFSENVRHFGGGQTETEITLAPGKHTLRLLLGNYLHIPHKPPVLSERITITVKDQ
- a CDS encoding YhdH/YhfP family quinone oxidoreductase translates to MSSDDFKAMVVSRDENEKFTREITTRKLDSLPDGEVLLNVKYSSLNYKDALSAIGNRGVTRNYPHTPGVDAAGVVERSESAEFESGDKVIVHGYDLGMDTSGGFGQYVRVPADWVVNLPAGLDLKESMMYGTAGFTAAQSVLRIVEGGVSPEDGKILVTGATGGVGSMAVAILGKAGYSVTASTGKAGQKQFLEDLGAEEVIGREDLTDPSGRLLLKGQWAGVVDTVGGEILATAIKSTRQRGVVTTCGNVASHELNTNVYPFILRGVTLAGIDSASCPMGRRRLVWEKISGEWKIDILERICRTVSLEDLDPEIDVILKGGQVGRVVVDLWN